In the Elusimicrobiaceae bacterium genome, one interval contains:
- a CDS encoding OsmC family protein yields the protein MEFKISARYVGDDHVELTHAISGSKMLTDLPPDNGGRGRTFSPTDLLTAAVASCSLSIMAKFAAREGIKFEGAAIEIEKHMQENPRRVSALTGVVKLPAGLTQPQREKLMACMKACPVTRSLHPEVKLDFRAG from the coding sequence ATGGAATTTAAAATTAGCGCCCGGTATGTTGGCGATGACCATGTGGAGCTGACTCACGCCATAAGCGGCAGTAAAATGCTTACCGATCTGCCGCCGGATAACGGAGGCCGGGGCCGCACTTTTTCTCCGACCGACCTGCTGACTGCGGCGGTCGCGTCCTGTTCGTTAAGCATAATGGCGAAATTCGCCGCGCGAGAGGGAATAAAATTTGAGGGCGCCGCTATCGAGATTGAAAAGCACATGCAGGAAAATCCGCGACGCGTTTCCGCGCTGACGGGCGTGGTGAAACTGCCCGCCGGACTGACTCAGCCTCAGCGCGAAAAGCTTATGGCCTGCATGAAAGCCTGTCCGGTAACGCGCAGTCTGCACCCGGAGGTAAAGCTGGATTTCCGGGCCGGATAG
- a CDS encoding OPT/YSL family transporter has protein sequence MNSHLNAECHGSKEPQLTVRGIITGMLLGGFMSLSNLYVSLKTGWSIGVSITAAILAFALFALMHKLKITKKPLGMLENNISKSAASAAGYMTGGGTVAAIPALMMITGEAMDPWQMFFWIAAIAMMGLVMAIPMKTQMINIEQLRFPTGIATAETLKALHGDCGGAEKAKYLTWGAAIGAVVAFFRDAKAHWIPFNIPGKFPILPLTLKGRPLMDYTLSFEGSMIMIGAGAIMGFRAAWSMLLGALINYGLLAPWLYSKGIINPALGYKHIVAWSVWFGSAMILTSGLLAFSFQWRTVLRAIKSVTTSFGGKQAENAEVPMLWFFIGIGVLTPIIVFLEWWIFGIKAWMGIISVVMSFFIAIVACRATGETDTTPTGALGKITQITFGALDPGNATTNLMTANVTGGIGLHAADLLTDLKSGYLVKGDPKQQFWGQFFGVIAGSLFVVPAYNLLIPTADVLGTDKWPAPGAQTWKGVAELLAKGFNTLHPTAQAALIIGGVLGILLVLLEKWYPQHRKYIPSATGLGLAFTTPANNTISMFAGALITLVLEKKKPAVAEQTVVPVSSGLIAGESLVGVLIAALVVAGFLKG, from the coding sequence ATGAACTCACACCTGAATGCGGAATGTCACGGTTCAAAAGAACCGCAGCTGACAGTACGCGGCATAATCACCGGCATGCTGTTGGGCGGATTTATGAGCCTGTCCAACCTGTATGTCTCGCTAAAGACCGGCTGGAGCATCGGCGTTTCGATTACGGCTGCGATACTGGCATTTGCGCTGTTCGCGCTTATGCATAAGCTGAAAATAACGAAAAAACCGCTGGGCATGCTGGAAAACAACATTTCAAAGTCCGCGGCGAGCGCGGCCGGCTATATGACGGGCGGCGGCACGGTGGCGGCCATTCCGGCCCTGATGATGATAACCGGTGAAGCGATGGATCCCTGGCAGATGTTTTTCTGGATCGCGGCCATCGCCATGATGGGACTTGTGATGGCGATCCCGATGAAAACCCAGATGATCAATATCGAACAGCTGCGTTTTCCGACCGGCATCGCCACCGCCGAAACGCTTAAAGCCCTGCATGGCGACTGCGGCGGCGCGGAAAAAGCGAAATACCTCACCTGGGGCGCGGCGATCGGCGCGGTAGTCGCGTTCTTCCGGGACGCGAAGGCCCACTGGATCCCCTTTAACATACCCGGCAAGTTTCCTATCCTGCCGCTCACACTCAAAGGCCGGCCGCTGATGGATTACACCCTTTCCTTTGAAGGCAGCATGATAATGATCGGCGCGGGCGCGATTATGGGCTTCCGCGCGGCGTGGAGCATGCTGCTGGGCGCACTGATCAATTACGGCCTGCTCGCGCCGTGGCTTTATTCGAAAGGCATTATCAATCCAGCGCTCGGTTACAAACACATAGTGGCCTGGAGCGTATGGTTCGGCTCGGCCATGATCCTGACAAGCGGGCTGCTGGCCTTTTCATTCCAGTGGCGGACGGTTCTGCGCGCGATAAAAAGCGTCACCACATCATTTGGCGGAAAGCAGGCGGAAAACGCCGAGGTGCCCATGCTGTGGTTCTTCATCGGCATAGGGGTGCTTACTCCGATTATCGTTTTCCTCGAATGGTGGATTTTCGGCATCAAAGCATGGATGGGCATAATATCGGTGGTTATGAGCTTTTTTATCGCCATCGTCGCGTGCCGCGCGACCGGCGAAACCGACACCACGCCGACCGGCGCGCTCGGCAAAATAACCCAGATCACGTTCGGCGCGCTTGACCCCGGCAACGCGACCACCAACCTCATGACCGCCAACGTAACCGGAGGAATAGGCCTGCATGCGGCAGACCTGCTGACCGATCTCAAAAGCGGCTATCTGGTCAAAGGCGACCCCAAGCAGCAGTTCTGGGGCCAGTTTTTCGGCGTTATAGCGGGTTCGCTGTTTGTAGTGCCGGCATATAATCTGCTGATTCCGACGGCCGATGTGCTGGGCACCGACAAATGGCCCGCGCCCGGCGCGCAGACCTGGAAAGGCGTCGCGGAACTGCTGGCCAAAGGGTTTAACACACTGCACCCGACCGCGCAGGCCGCGCTTATAATAGGCGGGGTGCTGGGCATACTGTTGGTGCTGCTTGAAAAATGGTATCCGCAGCACCGCAAGTATATCCCGTCCGCCACGGGGCTGGGGCTTGCGTTCACCACGCCCGCGAACAACACCATATCCATGTTCGCAGGCGCGTTAATCACTCTTGTGCTTGAAAAGAAAAAACCGGCGGTGGCCGAGCAGACCGTAGTGCCCGTCAGCTCCGGCCTGATCGCCGGAGAAAGCCTTGTGGGCGTTCTGATTGCCGCGCTGGTGGTGGCAGGCTTTTTAAAAGGCTGA